Within Gilvibacter sp. SZ-19, the genomic segment GCTCCAAATGATTCTTGGCCATTTCAAAATGAACCACTGCTTGTTGCTCTTTGTCGTCGCCAGCGGCATTTAAGGCCTCGCTAAGCGCTTCTAGAGCTTTTTCGTAGTTCTGTATCCCTTTCTGCTTTAATCCTTCAAAAAAGCGCTCCTGAAAGGCGTCAGAGACATTGCCTAGGTCGTCCGTTAAAATGTCCTCATCTTGAGCATAACTAGCTAGTGCCGATCCGCAGATCAACAAAAAACACAGCAAGATTTGCCCAATAGATTTCACTTCACATTATTTTAATTCGGAATAATCGCCCAGACTTACCTTTTTAAAGGCCCCGTCAAAATGCACCTTATTACCAATCATAGCCTCTTCTAAAGTAGCGTTTTTAATGGTCGTCTCGGATTGTATTATACTATTTTTAACGTTGGAATTCTCCAAGGTGGTATTAGCTCCTATACTTACATGAGGGCCTACTGTGGTGTTTTTTAGAACTACTCCGGAGGCAATGCTACACGGAGGAATGATCTCAGCATTTTCTAAAGTGATGTCTGTGGCAACCAAGCTTTCTCCTTCTTGGTGCAAAAAGTTGAGCATTTTGGCATTGGTCTCCACTGTGATGGTCTTGTTCCCGCAATCCATCCAGTGATCTACGGTACCTGTCTTAAAGACCTTCCCTTTGGCCATCATGCGTTTTATGCCGTCATTGATCTGATACTCACCGCCATTGATGATGGCGTTCTCCAAAACGTATTGCAATTCCTGGCGTAGCTCATCGACGTTCTTGAAGTAATAGATCCCGATAACCGCCTGATCGCTCACAAATTCCTCTGGTTTCTCAACCAACTCTACAATGTTGTTTTCTTCATTGAGCTTAACCACTCCGTATGCCTCTGGATTGGCTACCTTTTTGGTCCAGATAACACTATCAGCTTCTGGATCGAGCTCAAAGCTCGCACGGATTAAAGTATCTGCATATGCGATAACCGCTGGACCGCTTAGTGAAGGTTCCGCACACATTATTGCGTGACCCGTTCCCAAGGGTTTGTCTTGTCTGTAAATGGTGCCTTTTGCTCCAAGACTTTCGGCTAGTTCTGTAAGGCTTTGCTCAACGTCAAGGCCGAAAAAAGCAGGATCGCCGATAACAAAGGCAACCTCATCGATGGGTTGTTTTAAAATGGCAGCAATATCACGCACCAAACGGTGCACTATGGGCATCCCTGCAACAGGAACTAAAGGTTTTGGAACTGTTAGTGTATGTGGTCTTAGGCGAGAACCTCTTCCCGCCATAGGGACAATGATCTTCATAATTGAGGTTGATTAATTCTAATTTGTTTTATTGAGGCTATTGTTTGCCTGTTGAACCGAATCCTCCGGCACCACGTGCAGTTTCTGAAAGTGATTCTCCGGTATTCCAGACGGCTTGCTCGCATTTGGCGATGACCAATTGCGCCACGCGCTCTCCATTGGTGATCTTAAAGTCTTGTTCAGAAAGGTTGATCAAAATTACGCCGATCTCACCTCTGTAATCCGCATCGATAGTACCGGGAGCATTCAAAACAGTAATACCGTGTTTGGCCGCTAAACCACTCCGCGGACGCACTTGAGCTTCATAGCCTTCTGGCAATTCCATAAAGAGCCCTGTGGGCACTATGGTGCGCTGCATGGGTTGTAAATTTATAGGCGATTCTAGATTGGCTCTGAGGTCCATACCTGCAGAACCGCTGGTCTCATAAGCAGGTAACTCATGGGCCGATTTATTGATGATCTTAACTGAAACCATAGGTTTAATTGAGGTTATCTGTTGTTCGCTTTAGTTTCCGTTGTCTGGATTAGGGGCACTCGGATAAGCCACCATATCGCGCTGAGGGATATCGCTTAGTTTGGTATAAAAGGTTTTTCCATCCAAGCTATACTGAATAACACATTCCCCAGGAGCTAGTTTGAATTCATCACTGAGCTCCGGAACAGGGTTTCCGTATTCTCCATTGGGAGCATCGCTCATATTCATATCCGGTTTCTGAGGATTTACCCAATGTGCCACATAGGTCTTGTCATCGCCAGGTTTGGTAGCCAAGGGTAGCTGTTGTCCTCTAAAGTAAACCGAATCTATCTGTACGCCGTTTTGCATAGCGCTAATGGGAATGACCAAATTAACTCCAGAGCCACCCATCTCCACTCCGGCAACCCATTTCTGAGTGTAAGCATCCGTTACGGTAAATGGAGGATCGTTCTCTAATTTCTTGTTACTACAGTCTGAATTCGCCATAAATACTAAGGCTAAGAGCCAAATTCCAAAAGTTCGTAGTTGCTTCATAATGTGGTTTTGAGACAAGACTTCAAAAGTCTTGCCACGAATTTACAAAAAAGGCTTCCCGTTTCCGAGAAGCCTTTATTATAATAGCTTTATCAGTGATTATCCGTTCAAGGCTTCTGCACCACCAACGATCTCCAAGATCTCTGCGGTAATAGCAGCCTGACGGGCTTTGTTGTATTCCAAAGTCAAGGAAGCCTTAAGCTCTCCAGCGTTGTCTGTCGCTTTGTGCATCGCAGTCATACGTGCTCCGTGCTCACTGGCTACAGAATCGCGAATGGCTTTGAACAATTGCGTTTTCAAACTCTTTGGGATCAACTGCTCAACGATATACTCTTTGTTTGGTTCAAAGATATAATCGGCAGCTCCACTAGAAGCATCGTCAGACGCTTGTTGGATAGGCAAGAATTGCTCGTGCATCACAATTTGTGTTGCAGCATTCTTGAACTTGTTATACACCAACACGATCTGATCGAAATCTCCATTGGTGAAGATATCCATCAATTGCTGTGCAATAGCCGCACTGTTCTCAAAGTTGAGTTCGTCAAAGATCTCGCTGTTGAAATCGACAACCTTCTCGGTTTTACTAAGAATATCGTTCCCCTTTTTACCGATGGTCATAAAGGCGATCTCTTTCCCGGCATAAGTAGTCTCTTTCAACTCCTTACACGCCTTAACAATGTTACTGTTAAAGGCTCCGGCCAAACCTCTGTTGGAAGTAATAGCAACTACCAACACTTTGTTTACCTCGCGTTGCTCTGCGAATGCGCTTCCGCTGTCACCTTCTAAACTGGCGCTCAGATTCTGAAGCAATTCAGTAAGCTTATCCGCATAAGGACGCATAGCAGTGATCGCATCCTGAGCTTTCTTCAACTTGGCTGCAGATACCATTTTCATGGCACTGGTAATCTGCATCGTAGAAGATACTGAGGAGATCCTGTTGCGTATTTCTTTTAAGTTTGCCATGTTGCTTTATTCATTGAAGGTTGGCATCCCTTAAAAAGAGATGCCGACCCTGATTATGCTTGATATTTAGCCGAGATCTCTTTGGCAGCAGTTGTCAAAGTATCGATAACCTCGTCTGTCAATTTTCCTGCTTTAAGCGTATCCAAAGTACCGCGGTGCTTGGTGTTCAAGTATTCGATATAATCGCGCTCGAATTCTTTTACTTTTTCTACAGGAACCTCGCGTAACAAGTTCTTAGAACCTGCGTAGATGATCGCAACTTGATCCTCAACAGTGTAAGGGTCATTTTGAGCTTGCTTCAAGATCTCTACGTTACGCTTACCTTTTTCAATTACGTTCAATGTAGCCGCATCCAAGTCAGATCCGAACTTAGCAAAAGCCTCTAGTTCGCGGAACTGCGCTTGGTCAAGCTTCAAAGTACCTGCTACCTTCTTCATAGATTTGATTTGTGCAGATCCACCCACACGAGATACAGAGATACCTACGTTAATCGCCGGACGTACACCCGAGTTAAAGAGGTCAGACTCCAAGAAGATCTGTCCGTCAGTAATGGAAATTACGTTTGTTGGGATATAGGCAGATACGTCACCCGCTTGGGTTTCGATAATTGGCAATGCAGTAAGTGAACCGCCACCTTTTACCTTGTCTTTCAAAGAAGCAGGAAGGTCGTTCATGTCCTTAGCGATATCGTCATCGTTGATCACCTTAGCAGCACGCTCTAGTAGACGCGAGTGTAGGTAGAAAACGTCTCCAGGATATGCCTCACGCCCCGGTGGACGACGTAGCAAAAGCGATACCTCACGGTAAGCAACCGCTTGCTTAGAAAGATCATCATAAACGATAAGTGCTGGACGCCCAGTATCGCGGAAGTACTCTCCGATCGCCGCTCCGGCAAATGGTGCGTATACCTGCATTGGAGCAGGATCAGAAGCGTTAGCCGCTACGATAGTTGTATAAGCAAGAGCTCCTTTTTCTTCTAGTGTACGAGCGATGTTCGCTACTGTAGATGCCTTTTGTCCAACGGCAACATAGATACAGTATACAGGCTCACCTGCATCGTAAAATTCTTTTTGGTTGATGATGGTATCGATACAAACTGTAGTCTTTCCAGTCTGACGGTCACCAATCACCAACTCACGCTGACCACGTCCTACTGGGATCATGGCATCAACAGCTTTTACTCCGGTCTGAAGCGGCTCGTTTACCGGCTGACGGAAGATTACCCCAGGAGCCTTGCGCTCTAGTGGCATCTCATAGGTCTCGCCTGCAATTTCACCCTTACCGTCGATTGGTTCACCCAAAGTGTTCACCACACGACCAACGATTCCTTCTCCTACATTGATAGAAGCAATTCGTTGCGTACGTTTTACAGTAGCTCCTTCTTTAATACCTTTTGATGGTCCTAAAAGTACAACCCCAACGTTGTCCTCTTCCAGGTTCAGTACAATTCCTTCTAGTCCGTTTTCGAATTCTACCAATTCCCCATATTGAGAATTAGACAATCCGTATACGCGGGCAATACCATCACCCACGGTAAGAACGGTTCCAACTTCGTCTAACGAAGCAGTAGCCTCGAAGCCGGATAGTTGTTTTTTTAAGATCGCTGAAACTTCAGCTGGATTTACTTGTGCCATATCACTGTTTATTACCGGAGCACCGCTCCGAAAGCGTAATTATTATATGCTATTACTAAATTCTTTTCTAAGTGTACTCAATTGGTTAGAGATACTTGCATTGTACTGCATATCTCCAACACGCAACACGAAACCGCCAATGATCTCTGGGTCGATCTCGTTCTCCAGGCTAACATTATCGCTACCTGTTAGGGTCTTTGCTTTGGCTAACACCTGTTCTTTCAAGGCACCATCCAAGGCCACGGCAGTAGTAACTTTTACCACCTTTACACCCTGTGTGTCGTTATAAAGCCCAATGAAACCTGCGGCTACATCGCCTAAGTACTGTGTACGCTCGTTGGCGGCCATTACTTTGATCAGGTTTTGAGTTGTCTTTTGAGTACCCTTGAACAACTCCAATAAAACGGCTTCTTTATCACTGCTTTTAATTACTGGGCTTTGAAGCGCCAATCGCAGCTCTTTGCTCTCTGCTACAGTAGCATGAACGCCTTGCATATCCTCAAAGACAGCCTTGACGTTGTTATCTTCTATAGCTTGCTGCAGGGCAGCTTTTGCATATCGCAATCCTACTTTGCTGCTTTTCATAGCTCTAGTTTAGTTTAGCGTCACCTAGAAGGTTCTCAACTAATTTTTGTTGCTTACCAGCATCGGCCAATTCGGCGCGTACCACTTTTTCTGCGATATCTACAGAAAGTGAGGCTACCTGGTTTTTAAGATCGGCAACGGCAGCTTTCTTTTCGCTTTCGATGGCGGCCTGCGCTTGTGCGATCATTTGATCTGCAGCAACTTTAGCCTCGTCCTTCGCATCAGCGATCATTTTAGCTTTCATATCACGAGCTTCTTTAAGCATGGCGTCACGCTCTGCACGTGCCTCGTTCAACAATTTCTTGTTGTCTGCCTGAAGATTCTCCATCTCCAACTTGGCTTTCTCGGCAGCGTCAAGGGCTCCTTGAATATTGTCTTCGCGCTCGTTCAATGCGTTAAGGATAGGTTTCCATGCAAACTTTACCATCAAGAAAATCAACAGTAAGAATAAAACAGTCTGCTTAACGAATAGGTCGAGCGAAAAATTTTCTAATAATTGTTCCATAATACTTTATAGTGCTTTAAAACTGTGCGTTAACAAACACTTTCCTGCAACCAACCGTTGCAGGAAAAGTGTAGTTCTTAAGGTTCTTATTTTCCTAAGAAAATAGCCGCGAATGCCAAACCTTCTAAAAGAGCCGCGATAATAATCATCGCAGTTTGGATCTTGTTAGTAGCTTCTGGCTGACGAGCGATACCTTCCATTGCACCTCTACCGATTTGACCTAGACCAATACCAGCACCGATTACGATTAAACCAGCACCTACAAGGTTAGGAACCAATGAAGTAGCTTCTTGAAGAATTGCTAAAGACATAATTGAAATATATAATTAAACAAATAAAATTCTCTCTTAGTGGTGATCGTGCTCTTCTACCGCCATCCCGATGAACAAAGCCGAAAGCATTGTAAAGATGTAGGCCTGAAGAAAAGCTACAAGCACCTCGATCAATGTGATGAACATCGACAATACTAAAGACAAGGTTGTTGACCCTACCGCTGTCATATCGTTCTGCATATTGATCCCGATGGCAATCAAACTCATTACCACAATGTGTCCCGCTGTGATGTTCGCAAACAAACGAACCATTAGCGAGAATGGCTTAATGATCAGCGTTCCCGCCAATTCAATTACAGCCAATAGCGGACGTAGCAAATAAGGTACTCCTGGCATCCACAATTGGTGGCTCCAGAAATGCTTGTTACTGCTTGCCAAGTAAATCACCAAGGTAAAGATGGCTAGGGCAGCAGTTACTGCTAATTGTCCTGTTACGTTAAATCCAAAAGGAGCAAGTCCCAATAGGTTCAAAATCCAAACAAAGAAGAATACGGTTAATAGGTAACCAGTAAAATTGCGGTATTTAGCACCGATGTTTGGTTTTGCAATTTCGTCTCTCACATAGATCACTAATGGCTCCAATACACGAGCGAAACCAGTTGGGATCTTTTGTGTTTTATATTGTTTGGCCAAACGACCAAATAAGAATAACATTAATAGACCGATCAAAAGGATACCCAAAACACTCTTGGTGATCGAAAGGTCAAATGGAGTAGTTGCATTGGTTGGGTGATGCGCATCGTCAAACTCCACAGCGGTAGCACCAGCATTCAGCTCGTAGATCTTTCCGTGAATCTTCACAAAACGGCTTCCACCCTTCTCTACGATCTCTTTTCCTTCATCGTCGTGGTGGAAAGCAGAAGACATAAACGCAGTCAATCCGTTTTCTCCCCAAAGGATTACAGGAAGTGGGAATCCTACGTGACTCTCTTCGCCATCAGGAAAATGTGTGAATAAATGGAAATCGTGTGAATCTTTGGTGTGGTGTACAATGTACTCTTCGATCTCTTCTGGGGTGTTAACTGGGTCTCCATGTCCGCCATTTTGAGTTTTTGGGTCACCCTTGGCAAATGCAGTTAACGAAATAAGAAAAACAAGACTAAAGGTCGTTACTGTTTTTGATACTAGCTTCATTCTAAATTGCTTCCTTTTTGAAGTTATTATAACAACTCCCAAATTTTGGCGCAAAGGTAGGCTTTATTTTCTGTTTAAAACAGCATCATTCTTCATTTTTTGCAACTCTTTTTTGACTGAGCAAGATCGAAAGAAAAAACACTTCAAAAATTAATGCGATAAAGAGCGGACTAAGCAAACTTATCGCTTCTGAATTTGTAAAGGATTCTCCGTTAAACAAATAGGTGTTAAAGACGATCAAAAACACAAAGGCCTTGAGCACAACGCTAGCTAGGTAAAGGAATCCCAGCTGATCGGCAAATTTTTGGCTTGCGCCTAACCAACGCAAACCGAAACACAGCACCACTGAAAAAACACCGTTAAAAAGATAAATTTCACTGAGTGGAAATGGCAATTCATTACCTGAATCGGCTATAATATTCTTATGCAAAAAAAGTCCACCAAAAAGTATAGCTATGAAGACTACGGATAAAAATCCTAGTTTTTTGCTCATTTATTTGTCTTTATTAAAGCGATTTACACGATGTATGACAGAAAACATCGACGCAAAAATAGCAACTAAAGTGATGGTGGTTTCTAAGAAAGAGGTATTAAATTTAGAATCGAGCCAGGTTCCAAGTAAATTCCCCAACCAGATGATCAACCCCATCTGCAAGCCGATACTTGAAAAAACTGCCCAGTTCTTAAGTGCTCCGTTTCCCTTTTCTTTTGGCATTCTTATTCAGATATAAATTACCATAGATATGGTAAGAGCGAACTTTAATACATGGTAGTCTTGGCCTTTTAGACCTCGCTAGTATTAATTAGATACAGAAACGTCCTGACCCTTTTTAGTTGTGCGCACCCCGGCCACTGCGGCGGAAGCACTCAAAGCATCTTCTATAGCATCTTTGGTCAAGCCGCCCATTACACAGGTAGCATTGAAGTTGGCTCCTGGTTCTACAGCCAGTTTGTTGGCAAATACCTCTCCCTCTATAACAGCCGTAGCGCGTAAGGTCAAAGTACCCGCAACCGTTAGTGTTCCGGAGATCTTACCTTCTACATCCGCATTTTCACAGTGTAGCGCTCCTTTTAAAGATCCTGTTTTACCGACAACCACCTTAGACGGAGTTGTCAAATTGCCTTCTACGGTACCTTCGAGCCTGAAGCCGCCTTTTGATTTGATGTCACCAACCAAATGCGTGCCTTCGCTGATCTTGTTCTGATTGGTACGTGTTTCCATTCCTGGGCGTGATTTTTTGTCAGAAAACATAAGATTTAGTTTTGGGGGTTATCAGGATTCTCAGATTCTTGCTCCAAATAAGCCGCAAGATTCTTGTGTATTTGTATGATTTTGTAGTTGTCTCTGCTGATGCTAAAGTAGGCCGGCTTTAATTTGTATCGCTTGTTGTCCTTTAGGAGTTCACCAAAACCTAAAGCGCCTAATTTGCTGTCCAACCCGTGTACCACTACCAATTGTTGCTCCGGACTGTAATAATCTCTGGAAACACTCATCTGACGGTAATTCAGATAGTTAATGGCCGAACTGATCGTATCGTGAACTGCCTGCGCCGCCTCATTGTCGTTTATGTTAAAGCTGTAGACCAACTTAAAGGAATTGCTCGCATCATCATCAATAAAAGAGCTGTCCGCTAACCTTGGTATGGTCGTAGAATAGATGAACTGCGCTTTTTTACCTTCTTCGCTGTTGGGATAGTTCAGCGCGACAAAATTCAAGGCCTTCTTATAGGCTTCAAAACCATCTCTTCTACCCAAAGCCGTGGCTTTAAGTAATTCTAGCTTAGGAACTATCTCATTCCCGTTATAGACTGTGATATACGTATCGCAACCCGAAATCACCTCTTCGTATTTCGAGGCTTCAAATGCCTTGAAAAGCTGATT encodes:
- a CDS encoding sugar nucleotidyltransferase, with protein sequence MKIIVPMAGRGSRLRPHTLTVPKPLVPVAGMPIVHRLVRDIAAILKQPIDEVAFVIGDPAFFGLDVEQSLTELAESLGAKGTIYRQDKPLGTGHAIMCAEPSLSGPAVIAYADTLIRASFELDPEADSVIWTKKVANPEAYGVVKLNEENNIVELVEKPEEFVSDQAVIGIYYFKNVDELRQELQYVLENAIINGGEYQINDGIKRMMAKGKVFKTGTVDHWMDCGNKTITVETNAKMLNFLHQEGESLVATDITLENAEIIPPCSIASGVVLKNTTVGPHVSIGANTTLENSNVKNSIIQSETTIKNATLEEAMIGNKVHFDGAFKKVSLGDYSELK
- the dut gene encoding dUTP diphosphatase, encoding MVSVKIINKSAHELPAYETSGSAGMDLRANLESPINLQPMQRTIVPTGLFMELPEGYEAQVRPRSGLAAKHGITVLNAPGTIDADYRGEIGVILINLSEQDFKITNGERVAQLVIAKCEQAVWNTGESLSETARGAGGFGSTGKQ
- the atpG gene encoding ATP synthase F1 subunit gamma, which translates into the protein MANLKEIRNRISSVSSTMQITSAMKMVSAAKLKKAQDAITAMRPYADKLTELLQNLSASLEGDSGSAFAEQREVNKVLVVAITSNRGLAGAFNSNIVKACKELKETTYAGKEIAFMTIGKKGNDILSKTEKVVDFNSEIFDELNFENSAAIAQQLMDIFTNGDFDQIVLVYNKFKNAATQIVMHEQFLPIQQASDDASSGAADYIFEPNKEYIVEQLIPKSLKTQLFKAIRDSVASEHGARMTAMHKATDNAGELKASLTLEYNKARQAAITAEILEIVGGAEALNG
- the atpA gene encoding F0F1 ATP synthase subunit alpha, which gives rise to MAQVNPAEVSAILKKQLSGFEATASLDEVGTVLTVGDGIARVYGLSNSQYGELVEFENGLEGIVLNLEEDNVGVVLLGPSKGIKEGATVKRTQRIASINVGEGIVGRVVNTLGEPIDGKGEIAGETYEMPLERKAPGVIFRQPVNEPLQTGVKAVDAMIPVGRGQRELVIGDRQTGKTTVCIDTIINQKEFYDAGEPVYCIYVAVGQKASTVANIARTLEEKGALAYTTIVAANASDPAPMQVYAPFAGAAIGEYFRDTGRPALIVYDDLSKQAVAYREVSLLLRRPPGREAYPGDVFYLHSRLLERAAKVINDDDIAKDMNDLPASLKDKVKGGGSLTALPIIETQAGDVSAYIPTNVISITDGQIFLESDLFNSGVRPAINVGISVSRVGGSAQIKSMKKVAGTLKLDQAQFRELEAFAKFGSDLDAATLNVIEKGKRNVEILKQAQNDPYTVEDQVAIIYAGSKNLLREVPVEKVKEFERDYIEYLNTKHRGTLDTLKAGKLTDEVIDTLTTAAKEISAKYQA
- the atpH gene encoding ATP synthase F1 subunit delta; translation: MKSSKVGLRYAKAALQQAIEDNNVKAVFEDMQGVHATVAESKELRLALQSPVIKSSDKEAVLLELFKGTQKTTQNLIKVMAANERTQYLGDVAAGFIGLYNDTQGVKVVKVTTAVALDGALKEQVLAKAKTLTGSDNVSLENEIDPEIIGGFVLRVGDMQYNASISNQLSTLRKEFSNSI
- a CDS encoding F0F1 ATP synthase subunit B encodes the protein MEQLLENFSLDLFVKQTVLFLLLIFLMVKFAWKPILNALNEREDNIQGALDAAEKAKLEMENLQADNKKLLNEARAERDAMLKEARDMKAKMIADAKDEAKVAADQMIAQAQAAIESEKKAAVADLKNQVASLSVDIAEKVVRAELADAGKQQKLVENLLGDAKLN
- the atpE gene encoding ATP synthase F0 subunit C, coding for MSLAILQEATSLVPNLVGAGLIVIGAGIGLGQIGRGAMEGIARQPEATNKIQTAMIIIAALLEGLAFAAIFLGK
- the atpB gene encoding F0F1 ATP synthase subunit A codes for the protein MKLVSKTVTTFSLVFLISLTAFAKGDPKTQNGGHGDPVNTPEEIEEYIVHHTKDSHDFHLFTHFPDGEESHVGFPLPVILWGENGLTAFMSSAFHHDDEGKEIVEKGGSRFVKIHGKIYELNAGATAVEFDDAHHPTNATTPFDLSITKSVLGILLIGLLMLFLFGRLAKQYKTQKIPTGFARVLEPLVIYVRDEIAKPNIGAKYRNFTGYLLTVFFFVWILNLLGLAPFGFNVTGQLAVTAALAIFTLVIYLASSNKHFWSHQLWMPGVPYLLRPLLAVIELAGTLIIKPFSLMVRLFANITAGHIVVMSLIAIGINMQNDMTAVGSTTLSLVLSMFITLIEVLVAFLQAYIFTMLSALFIGMAVEEHDHH
- a CDS encoding DUF6168 family protein; protein product: MSKKLGFLSVVFIAILFGGLFLHKNIIADSGNELPFPLSEIYLFNGVFSVVLCFGLRWLGASQKFADQLGFLYLASVVLKAFVFLIVFNTYLFNGESFTNSEAISLLSPLFIALIFEVFFLSILLSQKRVAKNEE
- a CDS encoding AtpZ/AtpI family protein, encoding MPKEKGNGALKNWAVFSSIGLQMGLIIWLGNLLGTWLDSKFNTSFLETTITLVAIFASMFSVIHRVNRFNKDK
- a CDS encoding polymer-forming cytoskeletal protein, which translates into the protein METRTNQNKISEGTHLVGDIKSKGGFRLEGTVEGNLTTPSKVVVGKTGSLKGALHCENADVEGKISGTLTVAGTLTLRATAVIEGEVFANKLAVEPGANFNATCVMGGLTKDAIEDALSASAAVAGVRTTKKGQDVSVSN